In Anomaloglossus baeobatrachus isolate aAnoBae1 chromosome 3, aAnoBae1.hap1, whole genome shotgun sequence, one genomic interval encodes:
- the ABHD12 gene encoding lysophosphatidylserine lipase ABHD12 isoform X2 produces MIALEELMRSWRPRGRRRYGLWSRIRMFIFALVGLYIAIPFLVKLCPAIQAQLVFLNLVRFPYFIDLKKPQDQGLNHTCNLYLQPEEDVSIGVWHTIPAVLWKDAQGKDPAWYEEVMSTSYPVILYLHGNAGTRGGDHRVQLYKVLSTLGYHVISFDYRGWGDSVGSPSETGMTYDALHVFDWIKARSGDNRVYIWGHSLGTGVATNLVRRLCERETPPDALILESPFTNIREEAKSHPFSVIYRYFPGFDWFFLDPITASGIKFANDDNVKYISCPLLILHAEDDPVIPFHLGRKLYTIAAPARSLRDFKVQFVPFNKDLGYRHKYIYRSPELKQILRDFLGGTEQQ; encoded by the exons GCGTTATGGCTTGTGGTCCAGAATACGAATGTTCATATTTGCACTAGTCGGTCTCTATATAGCCATTCCATTCCTTGTGAAGTTATGTCCTGCAATACAAGCTCAGCTGGTCTTTTTAAATTTAG TGAGATTTCCATATTTTATTGATCTGAAGAAGCCTCAGGATCAAGGTTTAAATCACACATGTAATTTGTACTTGCAGCCGGAGGAGGATGTATCAATTGGTGTCTG GCACACCATTCCTGCAGTCCTATGGAAAGATGCTCAGGGAAAAGACCCGGCATGGTATGAAGAAGTGATGTCTACCAGCTATCCTGTCATCCTTTACTTACATGGGAACGCAGGCACAAG AGGCGGTGATCACAGAGTACAGTTATATAAG GTGCTCAGCACTTTGGGCTACCATGTAATCTCCTTTGACTACAGAG GATGGGGAGACTCTGTTGGCTCTCCTTCAGAAACTGGAATGACCTATGATGCCCTCCATGTTTTTGATTGGATAAAGGCCAGAAGTGGTGACAACCGTGTATATATTTGGGGACACTCATTAGGCACGGG ggtTGCTACAAATTTAGTGAGGAGGCTGTGTGAGCGAG AAACGCCTCCCGATGCTCTAATATTAGAATCCCCATTTACAAACATCCGAGAAGAAGCGAAGAGTCATCCGTTTTCAGTG ATATACAGGTATTTCCCCGGCTTTGACTGGTTCTTCCTGGATCCCATCACAGCAAGTGGCATCAAATTTGCAAATGATGATAA TGTGAAGTACATTTCATGCCCTCTGCTCATTTTACATGCGGAGGATGACCCGGTGATCCCATTCCATCTAGGAAGAAAG CTTTACACCATTGCTGCTCCAGCGCGAAGTTTACGAGACTTCAAGGTACAGTTTGTTCCTTTTAATAAAGATCTGGGATATAGACACAAGTACATATACAGGAGTCCGGAGCTAAAACAGATCCTGAG AGATTTCCTTGGCGGCACGGAGCAGCAGTAA